Within the Devosia lucknowensis genome, the region CAGCGCAGCAATGGACGAGATGCTTGAGCGTCCGGACCATGCCCTGAAGGTCGGCAATCTTGGTTTCCAGCGCCTCAATATGGCCCGATGCGATGGTCCTGACTTCGGCGCTGGCGCGTGATCGATCTTGCCAGAGGCCGAGCAGTGTCGACGTTTCCTCGACGGAGAAGCCGAGGGTGCGGGCGCGTCGGATGAAGCGCAGGACGTGCACCTCGTCGGGCCCGTAGACGCGGTAGTTGCTGTCGGTTCGCAACGGAGGGGTGATCAGCCCGATCTGTTCGTAATAGCGGATCATCTTGGCTGAAACGCCAGAGCTGCGGGATGCCTCGCCGATATTCATGGGCGTTCCTCCTTGATGGCGCGCAGGCGCTGCGCATTGCCCACGACGAACACCGAGCTCAGGGCCATGGCTCCCGCCCCCAGCATGGGCGAAAGCAAAATTCCGAAGCTGGGGTAGAGGATGCCCGCTGCCACGGGAATCAGCAGGGCATTGTATCCGAAGGCCCAGAACAGGTTTTCGCGGATGTTGCGCATGGTCGCCCGGCTCATGGTGATGGCGTTGAGGACGCCCTTGA harbors:
- the cueR gene encoding Cu(I)-responsive transcriptional regulator, with translation MNIGEASRSSGVSAKMIRYYEQIGLITPPLRTDSNYRVYGPDEVHVLRFIRRARTLGFSVEETSTLLGLWQDRSRASAEVRTIASGHIEALETKIADLQGMVRTLKHLVHCCAGDSRPDCPILDDLAGEAGPKGH